From Synechococcus sp. MW101C3, a single genomic window includes:
- a CDS encoding helix-turn-helix domain-containing protein: MSEGSPSNQPVRDVDAEDQAAANALGALGAQLRQAREAKGIALPELAKRLFFREEQLNALEAGDRAALPELVYVIAQAQRVAGVLGLDVAPLLQPLRNLQKSGLTHRCLDPSTSATQQTAPGSAKTAAAGVMVRSIAVMALIVGAGSALVWGWRRFDAGTLQTRLSAQPAAPSPARPEPPANEPAPAMVAPVAVPPAPGDLLLSSSAPSWLEVRQVGGPAGEEVVFRGTFKGERHFPLGDGLKVLAGRPDLVTARLEGKPAERLGSIEQVQWRTFKTSAADPSAPPP, from the coding sequence GCGACGTGGACGCCGAGGATCAGGCCGCGGCTAATGCACTGGGCGCATTGGGAGCCCAGCTCCGTCAAGCACGCGAGGCCAAGGGCATTGCCCTGCCGGAGCTTGCCAAGCGCCTGTTCTTCCGCGAGGAGCAGTTGAACGCGCTTGAAGCCGGCGACCGTGCCGCCCTGCCCGAGCTGGTGTACGTGATTGCCCAAGCGCAGCGCGTGGCCGGGGTGCTCGGGCTGGATGTGGCGCCGTTGTTGCAGCCGCTGCGCAACCTGCAGAAAAGTGGCCTCACCCACCGCTGCCTGGACCCAAGCACCTCAGCGACACAGCAGACGGCGCCAGGGTCCGCCAAGACCGCCGCCGCAGGCGTGATGGTCCGTTCCATTGCCGTGATGGCTCTGATTGTGGGTGCTGGATCGGCGCTGGTGTGGGGCTGGCGGCGCTTCGATGCCGGCACCCTCCAGACACGGCTTTCCGCGCAGCCGGCTGCCCCCTCCCCTGCACGGCCCGAGCCCCCGGCCAACGAACCAGCCCCTGCCATGGTGGCTCCGGTGGCCGTGCCGCCTGCTCCTGGCGATCTGCTGCTGAGCAGTAGTGCCCCCAGCTGGCTGGAAGTGCGTCAGGTGGGCGGCCCTGCCGGCGAGGAGGTGGTGTTCCGCGGCACCTTCAAGGGGGAGCGCCACTTTCCGCTCGGCGATGGCCTCAAGGTGCTGGCCGGGCGTCCCGACCTGGTGACGGCCCGTCTGGAAGGCAAACCGGCTGAACGCCTCGGTTCGATCGAACAGGTGCAGTGGCGCACCTTCAAGACTTCAGCAGCGGATCCGTCCGCTCCGCCTCCCTGA